Proteins found in one Camelus bactrianus isolate YW-2024 breed Bactrian camel chromosome X, ASM4877302v1, whole genome shotgun sequence genomic segment:
- the ACTRT1 gene encoding actin-related protein T1 yields MFSPCALDTPAVIFDNGSGLCKVGLSGETGPRHVISSVVGHPKFNMAISESNQKNYFVGEKALYKYEALHLHYPIERGLVTRWDDMENLWKYLYEWELGVKPCQQPVLMTEPSLNPRESREKAVEVMFETFNVPAFYLSNHGVVALYASASVTGLVVDSGDGVTCTVPIFEGYSLPHAVTKLYVAGKDITEHLTRLLLASGCNYPCLLNKALVDDIKKTLCYVALDPEKESCKRSKKVLQEYKLPDGNIIQLGDQLYQVPEILFVPDLLGIHNPGLSKMVSSSIMKCDTDIQKNLFAEIVMSGGSTLFPGLEERLMKELEQLASRGTPIKITASPDRCFSAWIGASIVTSLSSFKQMWITSADFREYGTHVVHRRCF; encoded by the coding sequence ATGTTTAGCCCATGTGCATTAGATACTCCAGCTGTAATTTTTGACAATGGATCGGGACTCTGCAAAGTAGGGCTGTCTGGAGAGACTGGACCCCGCCATGTCATCAGTTCTGTCGTGGGGCATCCTAAATTCAACATGGCTATATCAGAAAGCAATCAGAAGAATTACTTTGTTGGGGAAAAAGCCCTGTACAAGTATGAAGCCTTGCATTTACACTACCCCATTGAGCGTGGGCTGGTAACAAGATGGGATGACATGGAGAATCTCTGGAAATATCTTTATGAGTGGGAGCTGGGAGTAAAACCCTGTCAACAGCCTGTGCTTATGACTGAGCCCTCACTGAACCCAAGGGAATCTCGAGAGAAGGCAGTAGAAGTGATGTTTGAGACCTTCAATGTGCCCGCCTTCTACCTGTCCAACCATGGGGTCGTAGCTCTCTACGCCTCTGCCTCTGTCACGGGCCTAGTGGTGGACAGTGGGGATGGAGTCACTTGCACTGTCCCCATCTTTGAGGGTTACTCTCTGCCTCATGCTGTCACCAAACTCTACGTGGCAGGGAAGGACATCACAGAGCACCTCACCCGACTCCTCCTCGCTAGTGGGTGTAATTACCCTTGCCTACTCAACAAGGCCTTAGTGGATGACATAAAAAAGACGCTGTGTTATGTGGCCTTGGATCCAGAGAAAGAATCATGTAAGAGGTCAAAGAAGGTCCTGCAAGAATACAAACTGCCAGATGGGAATATCATCCAGCTTGGGGACCAGCTGTACCAGGTACCTGAGATCCTTTTTGTACCTGACCTGCTGGGCATCCACAACCCGGGACTCTCAAAAATGGTCTCCAGCAGCATTATGAAGTGTGACACCGACATCCAGAAAAATCTGTTTGCAGAAATTGTGATGTCTGGGGGTAGCACTCTCTTCCCCGGGCTTGAGGAAAGACTTATGAAAGAACTGGAACAGCTGGCCTCCAGAGGGACCCCCATCAAGATCACAGCTTCTCCTGATAGATGTTTCTCTGCATGGATAGGTGCTTCCATCGTGACCTCTCTCAGCAGCTTCAAGCAGATGTGGATCACTTCTGCAGATTTCAGGGAGTATGGGACACATGTCGTTCACAGAAGATGCTTTTAA